The following proteins come from a genomic window of Saccharomyces mikatae IFO 1815 strain IFO1815 genome assembly, chromosome: 7:
- the MSB2 gene encoding Msb2p (similar to Saccharomyces cerevisiae MSB2 (YGR014W); ancestral locus Anc_4.150) — protein sequence MQFSFACVLSTLLVSGSLVEASPFDFMFGNGTYQSQSQSQSQSQVSLTSIVPQVSSTTTAYYQSGHSHQSATIVTATISSLPSTWYSPESTSENSASYAYQQSDYTSEQKPWGPSSNIQQSPSTTSLNAVKSGANSAFTTSDVSTTSALIDTNANSASFITTTEPEAAMSASLTSETPIISTIAMSAGDNMFSSSRTPVLASATTSGIPESFYQASAAESTTSGIPESFYQASDAESTTTIASTISSISLQNSADLGGSNALTTAGASMSAYLPLSSIGIDSSAASYTTSTALSAPLLQTSSSESFSIVSPSVSFIPPQSSSDIASSGVSSVASSFFSGQLQTSTSGSMVLAVPSASALPSQSSKEVYSGSASSTMSSFLAATSLQTSTLGSLGLASSSASDFSLQSSTDLTDSSVSATISTLMSSTSLQSSSSSSVSLVGPSASFVPPQSSADIASSRVSSAVSSSFPVSLQTGSSSTINPSLSTTLSSSVISSTRAFAPPSISKPLSSSTSVTSMAKVSQSQPSFTSSSLSESQTTSTPVVLPSSSIITESSPHVKASVSSTVISSPVLSKSTGTLQTSILQSTTAGQISSSTLSSTTDGSTTSNQKPSTSFIPVQASTSVLSQFPSSQTTSQSGSTISVSQSTTSSINILSQISDIPVHSTSSSSFVSQTSSSFQSATTTTQYFSVSTDETLSENGSTMTQQSSETASSIKLSASNDYSIQTTAATHSISLSLTEGDSSSTYTSLEFVTSASTSLETSSTLLTPSTSSASQIPTNTNSQASLTTESTNFMQPSTSINQVSTNTNVQTSLTAESTTVLQPSTTNGTDNYSSVTSSDNNWWIPTELITQAPEAASTASSTASGTQTMTLPHAIAAATQIPASEGYSLITVGFKRALNYEFVVSEPKSSAQIFGYLPEALNTPFKNVFTNISVLQIVPLQDDSLSYLVSVAEVYFPTAELEELSNLITNTSSTFYTSGTGTAKSMAAMVDPSIPLTGLLRDSNNDSNGSSGSSSGSLNSGTSNSGSSSNSDVSSSSSGNSYQDAGTLEYSSKSNSNSNVSGSNKSKKKIIGLVIGVVVGGCLYILLMIFAFKYIVRRRIQNEEIIKSTEVSSISSSEFGEEKRYNNEKRLSVQESITQSMRIQNWMDDSYYGHGLTNNDSTPTRHNTSTSIPKISRPIASQNSLGWNEV from the coding sequence ATGCAGTTTTCATTCGCTTGTGTGCTGTCGACCCTATTAGTGAGTGGGTCATTGGTTGAAGCCAGCCCTTTCGACTTTATGTTTGGAAATGGAACGTATCAAAGTCAAAGTCAGAGTCAAAGTCAAAGTCAAGTTTCTCTCACTAGTATAGTTCCCCAGGTTAGTTCCACCACCACAGCATATTATCAAAGCGGCCATTCGCACCAGTCTGCCACGATAGTCACTGCCACGATCTCTTCTCTCCCATCCACTTGGTATAGTCCGGAATCCACGTCCGAGAATTCTGCGTCGTATGCCTACCAACAATCCGATTACACCAGTGAGCAAAAACCCTGGGGCCCATCTTCCAACATTCAGCAATCTCCCAGTACGACCAGTTTGAATGCTGTGAAATCAGGTGCAAATAGTGCGTTTACCACTTCTGATGTTTCCACCACCAGTGCTCTCATTGATACGAATGCTAATTCTGCCTCATTTATAACTACGACTGAACCAGAGGCTGCAATGAGCGCATCTCTCACTTCAGAAACCCCAATTATCTCGACAATTGCGATGTCTGCAGGTGATAATATGTTTTCGTCGTCAAGAACCCCGGTTCTTGCCTCTGCAACAACCTCCGGAATTCCAGAAAGTTTTTATCAAGCTTCGGCTGCTGAGTCAACAACCTCCGGAATTCCAGAAAGTTTTTATCAAGCTTCGGATGCTGAGTCAACAACTACTATCGCTTCCACAATTAGTTCTATTTCGTTGCAAAACTCAGCTGATCTTGGTGGATCTAATGCGCTAACTACTGCTGGTGCATCGATGTCTGCATATCTTCCATTAAGCTCCATAGGAATTGATAGCTCCGCTGCTTCATATACAACGAGTACAGCTTTATCAGCTCCTTTGCTACAGACAAGCTCTTCTGAAAGTTTCAGCATCGTTAGTCCATCTGTATCTTTTATTCCACCACAAAGCTCATCAGATATTGCTAGTTCCGGTGTTTCAAGTGTAGCTagctcctttttttctggtCAACTGCAAACAAGTACTTCAGGTAGCATGGTTTTAGCAGTGCCATCCGCGTCTGCCCTTCCATCTCAAAGTTCAAAAGAAGTTTATAGTGGTAGTGCTTCTAGTACAATGAGCTCATTTCTAGCTGCTACTTCACTGCAAACTAGCACATTAGGTAGCTTAGGTTTAGCCAGCTCATCTGCGtctgatttttcattacaaAGCTCGACAGACCTTACAGATTCGAGCGTATCCGCGACAATAAGCACACTGATGTCCTCAACTTCACTACAAAGTAGTAGTTCGAGTAGTGTCAGCTTAGTTGGTCCATCCGCATCTTTTGTTCCACCACAAAGCTCAGCAGACATTGCTAGTTCCAGAGTTTCAAGTGCAGTTAGTTCATCTTTTCCTGTTTCACTTCAAACTGGTAGCTCTAGCACAATTAACCCATCCTTGTCAACCACGTTATCTTCAAGTGTTATTAGCAGCACTAGAGCTTTTGCCCCTCCCTCAATATCTAAACCACTCTCAAGTTCCACGTCAGTCACCTCTATGGCAAAAGTTTCTCAATCACAGCCTTCATTCACTTCAAGCTCTCTTTCGGAGTCTCAAACTACAAGTACTCCTGTTGTGCTACCTAGTAGTTCGATTATCACAGAATCATCACCTCATGTTAAAGCAAGCGTTTCATCTACAGTCATATCTTCTCCTGTACTTTCTAAATCCACAGGAACTTTACAGACAAGTATTTTGCAAAGCACCACAGCTGGACAAATTTCCTCCTCCACATTGTCTTCAACCACAGATGGAAGTACAACATCTAACCAAAAACCTTCCACAAGCTTCATTCCAGTTCAAGCATCTACCTCTGTTCTTTCTCAATTTCCATCATCCCAAACAACTAGCCAATCGGGTTCTACCATATCAGTATCTCAATCCACAACATCATCCATCAATATACTTTCTCAAATCTCAGACATACCGGTGCATTCCACAAGTTCATCATCGTTCGTTTCTCAGACATCTAGCTCATTTCAATCCGCTACTACAACTACTCAATATTTCTCCGTTTCTACGGATGAAACACTTTCCGAAAATGGTTCTACTATGACCCAACAATCTTCTGAGACTGCTAGCTCAATTAAACTGTCAGCTTCTAACGACTATAGTATTCAGACAACTGCAGCCACTCATTCAATATCCTTGTCTCTCACCGAGGGAGATAGTAGCTCTACCTACACCTCATTGGAATTTGTGACATCTGCCTCCACCTCATTGGAGACATCTTCCACTTTACTTACACCATCAACATCTTCTGCGAGTCAGATTCCTACAAACACGAATTCCCAGGCAAGTTTGACAACAGAATCGACGAACTTTATGCAACCATCAACGTCTATAAATCAAGTGTCCACAAACACTAATGTTCAAACGAGTTTGACAGCAGAATCCACAACAGTTTTACAACCATCCACGACCAATGGTACCGATAATTACAGCTCAGTCACTTCGAGTGACAACAACTGGTGGATTCCAACCGAATTAATTACTCAGGCACCAGAAGCTGCATCCACCGCTTCTTCCACCGCTAGTGGAACACAAACTATGACATTGCCTCATGCAATTGCAGCTGCTACGCAAATACCTGCATCTGAGGGGTACAGCTTGATTACAGTTGGGTTTAAGAGAGCCTTAAACTACGAATTTGTTGTATCGGAACCAAAATCATCGGCCCAGATCTTTGGCTACTTGCCTGAAGCTTTGAACACGCCTTTTAAGAACGTGTTCACAAACATCTCAGTCCTACAAATAGTACCGTTACAAGATGATTCACTCAGCTATCTGGTAAGTGTTGCTGAAGTATACTTTCCAACGGCGGAATTAGAGGAGCTATCGAATCTAATCACGAACACTTCAAGCACTTTTTACACGAGTGGTACAGGTACCGCGAAGTCTATGGCTGCAATGGTTGATCCATCCATCCCTCTAACGGGCCTTTTACGTGATAGTAATAATGACTCAAACGGATCTTCTGGATCCTCCTCTGGCAGTTTGAATTCTGGAACTTCAAATTCAGGATCCAGCTCAAACTCAGACGtttcttcgtcttcttctgGAAACTCCTACCAAGATGCAGGTACCTTGGAATATTCATCAAAGTCTAACTCCAACTCCAACGTATCTGGCTCCaacaaatcaaagaaaaaaatcattggTTTAGTCATTGGTGTTGTTGTTGGAGGatgtttatatattttattaatGATTTTTGCTTTCAAATATATTGTAAGAAGACGCATTCAAAACGAAGAAATCATTAAAAGTACAGAGGTTTCCAGTATCAGTTCAAGTGAATTTGGCGAGGAGAAAAGAtacaataatgaaaagagattGAGTGTTCAAGAATCTATAACACAATCTATGCGAATTCAGAATTGGATGGATGATAGTTACTATGGTCACGGGTTGACAAATAATGACTCGACTCCAACAAGGCACAACACATCGACTTCCAtaccaaaaatttcaagaccAATTGCTAGTCAAAACTCCTTGGGTTGGAACGAAGTTTAG
- the EAT1 gene encoding putative hydrolase (similar to Saccharomyces cerevisiae YGR015C; ancestral locus Anc_4.151) has protein sequence MSKLVPNKGLPYKKIVQLSFHRTRLPSDVLSPKTFKQRPAIVNIHGLLGSHVMFHSFNKFLSRKIDADIFSVDVRNHGISPKALPYDYATLTGDLIHFIETHIGSERPIYLLGFSMGGKIALLATLYKHINVRKCISIDLPPYETPELDPMIIQNYDLIMRIIRRDVKILRGSPNWQKKVLELFKGLDCNKRKCGGAVALYFANGFLSVKSNNVSQAPSHYGQQHGRETDPYIKFSIPLSSMPHLLDEVKKWPDLSNNEDFFSKGVDNRKVLFMRGLQSNFINNNYSLLRDSFPFADVQEFNTGHNLLFEDPDGSFKCILDFFCGRER, from the coding sequence ATGTCAAAACTAGTGCCTAATAAGGgattgccttataaaaaaattgttcagTTATCATTCCATAGAACGCGCTTGCCATCAGATGTTTTATCACCAAAGACATTCAAGCAAAGGCCTGCAATAGTTAACATCCATGGCCTCTTAGGCTCACACGTGATGTTTCACTCTTTTAACAAGTTCctttcaagaaagattGACGCTgacattttttctgttgaTGTAAGAAATCACGGCATTTCACCAAAGGCCCTACCTTACGATTATGCTACATTAACCGGTGATTTGATACATTTTATTGAAACTCATATTGGCTCGGAAAGACCTATATACTTACTCGGATTCTCAATGGGTGGCAAAATTGCACTATTAGCCACGTTGTACAAGCATATCAATGTACGAAAATGTATATCGATTGATTTACCGCCTTATGAAACCCCAGAGCTAGATCCTATGATAATACAAAATTATGATTTAATAATGCGAATAATTCGTAGAGATGTCAAAATTTTAAGAGGTTCTCCTAATTGGCAAAAGAAGGttcttgaacttttcaaaGGTTTAGACTGTAATAAAAGGAAATGTGGTGGAGCCGTAGCACTTTACTTTGCCAATGGTTTTCTTTCCGTAAAATCAAATAATGTATCCCAAGCACCATCGCACTATGGACAACAGCATGGTAGAGAGACTGATCCCTATATAAAATTTTCGATACCCCTTTCCAGCATGCCTCACTTGTTAGATGAAGTAAAAAAGTGGCCGGACTTATCCAATAATGAGgacttcttttcaaagggCGTAGATAATCGTAAAGTTTTATTCATGAGAGGCCTGCAGTCTAACTTTATTAACAACAACTATTCCCTCTTACGGGACAGCTTTCCTTTTGCTGATGTTCAGGAATTTAATACTGGGCATAATTTATTATTCGAGGATCCAGATGGTTCATTCAAATGCATTCTGGACTTTTTTTGTGGAAGAGAGCGCTAG
- the SMKI07G2630 gene encoding uncharacterized protein (similar to Saccharomyces cerevisiae YGR016W; ancestral locus Anc_4.152) gives MSRLRRFNRKILSFSSDYTHDGESDEDDVPILPLDTEEQEELIQKFEVNAHVTNKLYINILSVLYLLYGGLLMIFVRKSRGHLKLALLAGANSLICSCITLRYDIINDYLLFKKFKLRVSNFSINILNIILLVFMGWISFNHVMEDKITMFCLQVPMLLFWLAMVVKRWARNMEDEIANLRRLKYKYKNA, from the coding sequence ATGTCTAGATTGAGAAGGTTcaacagaaaaatcttAAGCTTCAGTTCTGATTACACTCATGATGGTGAATCTGACGAGGATGATGTGCCCATATTACCACTAGATACGGAAGAACAGGAAGAACTCATACAAAAGTTTGAGGTCAATGCTCACGTCACGAATAAGCTCTACATAAATATTCTAAGTGTACTATATCTACTATATGGGGGATTGCTAATGATATTCGTAAGAAAATCGCGGGGACATCTTAAATTAGCATTGCTTGCTGGCGCTAATTCCTTGATCTGTTCATGCATCACGCTTAGATATGACATCATAAACGATTACCTTTTATTTAAAAAGTTCAAGTTAAGAGTGAgcaatttttctattaatATACTGAACATTATTTTACTGGTTTTTATGGGCTGGATAAGTTTCAATCATGTGATGGAGGATAAAATAACAATGTTTTGTTTGCAAGTTCCTATGCTCTTATTCTGGTTAGCTATGGTGGTGAAGAGATGGGCTCGAAATAtggaagatgaaattgcAAATCTAAGACGTTTAAAGTACAAATACAAAAACGCTTAG
- the SMKI07G2640 gene encoding uncharacterized protein (similar to Saccharomyces cerevisiae YGR017W; ancestral locus Anc_4.154) yields the protein MSHQMAPWVPMFIQSCKNNTEPFVSFQFATVDKLTNKPRCRTVVFRDFLFHDKKTNVLTFNTDMRSSKITESFLAPKSSNCRGNKKCETPFFEACVYFPETWEQYRFSGQSFTISRQFKEIPDDIVAKYDIFSPRFSETSDDSTDEDTDTSINDDNDKNNDINDDNKLIEITDNDERHNAENDYYPKPEEWEAELLRQWSSLSRHTKSLYRKPAPGQKLTSETSKQLDKLHRGVDGAKEDVGLENFGIVCLCVESVDFLNLKEGRGGERWVFQKTDGKDEDLWEEQEVCP from the coding sequence ATGTCGCATCAAATGGCGCCATGGGTACCCATGTTCATTCAATCGTGTAAAAACAATACAGAACCATTTGTATCATTTCAATTTGCTACCGTTGATAAACTAACGAACAAACCACGTTGTAGAACGGTCGTGTTTAgagattttttatttcacgACAAAAAGACTAACGTGTTAACTTTTAACACAGATATGAGGAGTTCAAAGATAACTGAATCATTCTTGGCACCAAAGTCAAGTAACTGTCGCGGCAATAAAAAGTGCGAAACCCCATTTTTTGAAGCGTGTGTCTATTTCCCAGAAACTTGGGAACAATATCGGTTCAGTGGCCAAAGCTTTACAATATCGAGACAGTTCAAGGAAATTCCAGACGATATTGTAGCCAAGTATGATATATTTTCACCACGGTTCTCAGAAACAAGTGACGACAGTACTGACGAAGACACGGATACTTCAATTAACGATGACAAcgataaaaataatgacaTTAACGACGATAACAAACTTATAGAAATAACAGATAACGATGAACGCCATAACGCTGAGAATGATTACTACCCAAAACCAGAAGAATGGGAGGCAGAACTACTAAGACAATGGTCCTCTCTGTCAAGACATACTAAATCATTGTATAGAAAGCCAGCACCAGGCCAGAAGCTTACCTCTGAAACCAGCAAGCAATTGGACAAACTCCATAGAGGTGTTGATGGTGCTAAAGAGGATGTAGGCCTGGAAAATTTTGGTATCGTTTGTCTTTGTGTTGAATCtgttgattttttgaatttgaaagaggGAAGAGGTGGTGAAAGATGGGTTTTCCAGAAAACTGACGGCAAAGACGAAGATCTGTGGGAGGAACAAGAAGTGTGTCCGTGA